A genomic window from Streptomyces sp. NBC_00234 includes:
- a CDS encoding HelD family protein, with amino-acid sequence MPRSDSVLSNALDRERSYHDACRTALDAMIEGAQEQVVVGEDVSASGADAEVLGYQLRTKAKVFRELPEGPLFFGRLDFTEATGAAGDHAGQQYHIGRLRITTHPSAPPLVVDWRAPVARAFYQASPRDPQGVAVRRRFGWSHASRGDSADLTSLEDEHLGAGETRESSIVAVEVERPRIGPMRDIAATIQPEQDHLVREDLATTFCVQGAPGTGKTAVGLHRAAYLLYTYPQRIQRGGMLILGPNRTFLAYISEVLPALGETSVRQSTLDDEIARHPVTAYDSDHAAAVKHDVRMAEVLRRALYARVRPELADSIALAEGSYRWRVSAHELEQTVRDVRAEEPPYAVGRDRVRARIVRRIQRQAEHRAGPRTNLWVQKVSRARPLTSRINAVWPAVRAEEILTDLLSHPDLLAAAAEGILDPGEQKALLWARPPRTHKSARWSAADLVLLDEISGLIERPAGYGHIVIDEAQDLSPMQGRVIARRSPSGSLTVLGDLAQGTTPWAAREWPQLLAHMGKPQAVVTPLTTGFRVPGAVAELANRLLDHLDVDVPPSRSLRRDGEASISAADDTVAATLAAVNTALEHEGSIGVIASDVDAPGLYGALVAAGITAAGPETLGARVTVVPASAAKGLEYDHVVVAEPAAIVQAEPRGLNLLYVALTRAVSRLHIVHSRPLPSALLPLGGPREAALQLHAPDLAP; translated from the coding sequence ATGCCACGCTCCGACTCCGTACTCAGCAACGCCCTCGACCGGGAACGCTCCTACCACGACGCCTGCCGCACAGCGCTCGACGCCATGATCGAAGGTGCGCAGGAACAGGTGGTCGTCGGTGAGGACGTGTCCGCGTCCGGTGCCGACGCCGAAGTGCTCGGCTACCAGTTGCGGACCAAGGCCAAGGTGTTCCGGGAGCTGCCCGAAGGGCCGTTGTTCTTCGGGCGCCTCGACTTCACCGAGGCCACCGGGGCGGCCGGCGACCACGCCGGCCAGCAGTACCACATCGGGCGTCTGCGCATCACCACCCATCCGTCGGCGCCGCCGCTCGTCGTCGACTGGCGTGCTCCCGTCGCCCGGGCCTTCTACCAGGCAAGTCCCCGTGACCCGCAAGGTGTCGCGGTCCGGCGCCGCTTCGGCTGGTCGCACGCGAGCCGGGGCGATTCCGCCGATCTGACCAGCCTCGAGGACGAGCACCTCGGCGCGGGCGAGACCCGGGAGAGCAGCATCGTGGCCGTCGAGGTCGAGCGCCCCCGCATCGGGCCCATGCGCGATATCGCCGCCACGATTCAGCCCGAACAGGACCACCTCGTACGGGAGGACCTCGCCACCACCTTCTGCGTCCAGGGCGCCCCGGGCACCGGCAAGACGGCGGTCGGGCTGCACCGGGCCGCGTACCTCCTCTACACCTACCCGCAGCGCATCCAGCGCGGCGGCATGCTGATCCTCGGCCCCAACCGCACCTTCCTCGCCTACATCTCCGAAGTGCTGCCCGCCCTCGGCGAGACCAGCGTGCGGCAGTCCACCCTCGACGACGAGATCGCCCGCCACCCGGTCACGGCGTACGACAGCGACCACGCGGCCGCCGTCAAGCACGACGTCCGCATGGCGGAGGTCCTGCGCCGCGCGCTGTACGCACGCGTGCGCCCCGAGCTGGCGGATTCCATCGCGCTGGCGGAGGGGTCGTACCGCTGGCGCGTCTCCGCCCACGAACTGGAACAGACCGTCCGGGACGTCCGTGCCGAGGAGCCCCCGTACGCGGTCGGGCGCGACCGAGTCCGTGCGCGCATCGTCCGCCGGATCCAGCGACAGGCCGAGCACCGTGCCGGCCCGCGCACCAACCTCTGGGTCCAGAAGGTGTCCCGGGCCCGCCCGCTGACCAGTCGGATCAACGCCGTCTGGCCCGCCGTGCGAGCGGAGGAGATCCTCACGGATCTGCTCAGCCACCCGGACCTCCTGGCTGCCGCGGCCGAAGGCATTCTCGACCCGGGCGAGCAGAAGGCCCTTCTCTGGGCCAGGCCACCGCGCACCCACAAATCGGCTCGCTGGTCAGCGGCCGATCTCGTACTCCTCGACGAAATCAGCGGCCTGATCGAGCGCCCCGCCGGCTACGGGCACATCGTGATCGACGAAGCGCAGGACCTTTCCCCCATGCAGGGCCGCGTCATCGCTCGGCGCTCGCCCTCCGGCTCCCTCACCGTCCTCGGTGACCTCGCTCAGGGCACCACCCCGTGGGCCGCGCGTGAATGGCCCCAACTCCTCGCCCACATGGGCAAACCGCAAGCCGTCGTCACCCCGCTCACGACCGGGTTCCGTGTCCCCGGCGCGGTCGCCGAACTCGCCAACCGCCTGTTGGACCACCTCGATGTCGACGTCCCCCCGTCCCGGTCCCTGCGCCGCGACGGCGAGGCGAGCATCTCGGCGGCCGACGACACGGTGGCAGCGACCCTCGCGGCCGTGAACACCGCGCTGGAGCACGAGGGTTCCATCGGCGTCATCGCGAGCGACGTCGATGCGCCGGGGCTGTACGGCGCGCTCGTCGCAGCGGGCATCACCGCGGCCGGGCCGGAGACCCTGGGGGCGCGCGTCACCGTGGTGCCTGCCTCCGCGGCCAAGGGCCTGGAGTACGACCACGTCGTCGTGGCCGAGCCCGCTGCCATCGTCCAGGCCGAGCCCCGCGGGCTGAACCTCTTGTACGTGGCGCTCACCCGGGCCGTCTCCCGATTGCACATCGTGCACTCCAGGCCGCTGCCCAGCGCGCTCCTGCCCCTGGGCGGACCGCGCGAGGCGGCCTTGCAGCTGCACGCACCGGACCTCGCTCCCTGA
- a CDS encoding DUF4232 domain-containing protein produces MRTSIRRPAVLAATAVAALSMALTACGGEDGAKSDAAAAPVSAPKAAKSDAGTGTNGKGSSGSGTAGSGTSGSGTAGSGTSGSDTAGSAGAATQAGAKRKSGAKAAACTVNDVKVSAAKQDGVPTTHITLTAKNVSGKTCTLLQYPLIAFGDLPQTSKDVPPVAKSKPGTPVVLDANASAYAAVRINNGGVDEENHAVTSFYVNLFAADGPAEGSKTVTAPQGGIAIDDAAAKTGYWTYELRNGADEF; encoded by the coding sequence ATGCGTACCTCCATCCGCCGCCCTGCCGTTCTCGCCGCGACCGCCGTAGCCGCCCTCAGCATGGCGCTCACCGCTTGTGGTGGCGAAGACGGCGCGAAGAGCGATGCCGCCGCCGCGCCCGTCTCGGCCCCGAAGGCCGCCAAGAGCGACGCGGGTACGGGCACGAACGGTAAGGGCTCAAGCGGTTCGGGGACCGCCGGTTCGGGCACCTCCGGTTCCGGCACGGCCGGGTCGGGTACGTCCGGCTCGGACACGGCAGGCTCCGCCGGCGCTGCCACACAGGCAGGAGCCAAGAGGAAGAGCGGCGCCAAGGCCGCCGCCTGCACGGTCAACGATGTGAAGGTCTCCGCAGCCAAGCAGGACGGCGTACCCACCACGCACATCACGCTGACGGCGAAGAACGTCTCGGGCAAGACCTGCACGCTCCTGCAGTACCCGCTGATCGCGTTCGGCGACCTCCCGCAGACCTCGAAGGACGTCCCGCCCGTCGCCAAGAGCAAGCCCGGCACTCCCGTCGTGCTCGACGCCAACGCCTCCGCCTACGCGGCCGTGCGGATCAACAACGGTGGTGTCGACGAGGAGAACCACGCCGTCACCTCCTTCTACGTGAACCTCTTCGCCGCCGACGGTCCCGCCGAGGGCAGTAAGACCGTCACCGCACCCCAGGGCGGCATCGCGATCGACGACGCCGCTGCGAAGACCGGCTACTGGACGTACGAGCTGCGCAACGGCGCCGACGAGTTCTAG